A stretch of DNA from Leucobacter luti:
GGAAGGTCACTGCGTATCAGGGCCAGCTCCAGCTGCAGCATCCGAACTACGAGCTGTTCGAGAATCGGGACGAAGCGCCCGGAGCGAGCCAGCTTGACGAAGCCGCAGCGAAAGCCTGGGCGGAAACTCCGGTGCCGATCTATCCAGCTTCCGCGAAAGTGGCGAGCTGGACCGTGCAAAAGACCCTCGGTGTCGTGCTCGATTCCTTGTCGACGGTTCCCGATCCGCTGCCGCAACATATTCTGCGGCAGGAGGGAATCATCTCACTGCACCGCGCCTTTGAGCAGGTCCACCGACCGCAGCGTGAATCGGACGCCCACGCAGCACGCGACAGCCTCCGCTTCCGTGAGGCTTTCGAGTTGCAGCTCGCGCTGCTCGACCGCCGCAGACGCTCTGCCCAGGAGGTCAGCACTGCGTGGCCCAGTGAGAGTGAACCGCTGCGAAGATTCGACGCTGCACTCCCGTTTGAGCTCACGGGGGACCAGCGCCTGGCAGGCGCGCAAATTGCGGCGGACCTCGCCGCTCCGCACCCCATGCATCGTCTCCTCCAAGGCGAGGTCGGCTCCGGCAAGACTCTCGTCGCCTTGCGAGCCATGCTCCAGGTCGCAGGGGGTGGCGGGCAGAGCGCACTCCTCGCTCCCACCGAAGTGCTCGCGGCACAGCACTTTCGCTCGATCACAGAGGCGCTCGGCCCGGAACTCGCGGCTGAGCTCCACCCCGTCTTGCTCACCGGTCGGATGCCGGCGGCGGAGCGCAAGAAGGCGCTCCTCGCTCTCGCAGCTGGCGCCTCCCGGATTGCCGTTGGCACCCATGCGCTGCTGGGGGAGTCAGTGATGTTCGCGGACCTCGGCCTCATCGTGGTGGACGAACAGCACCGTTTTGGTGTCGAGCAGCGTGAGACCCTGCGGCGCAAGGGGTCTCAGCCGCATGTGCTGGCCATGACGGCGACTCCAATACCACGCACAGTTGCACTCACGGCGTTCGGGGATCTCGAAGTCACGACGATCCGTGAACTTCCTCCCGGGCGTCTCGGCATCGAAACATTTGCGGTGCCTGAGATTGAGATGCCCGGCCGAGCCGCGCGGGTCTGGGCTCGCGCGGCTGAGGACCTCGCAGCTGGACGCCAGGTCTATGTGGTGTGTCCGGCGATCGCACCAGGAGAGGTTGATCCCGGGCTTGACCCGCTGGCTGACGCGCCAGACGCGCAGGCCACTGATCAGCGCCCGCTCTCCAGCGTCGAGGAGACGGTGACCGAGCTGCGGGCCAGAGCCGATTTCGCGCAATTCCCGATTGCGGGTCTGCACGGCGGCATGCCTGGCCCAGAGAAAGACAGCGTCATGCGGGGCTTCGCCGATGGTGAGATCCGGCTCCTCGTCGCCACGACCGTGATCGAGGTCGGAGTCAATGTGCCGAACGCGACGATCATGATCGTGCGCGACGCGGATCGTTTCGGTATTTCACAGTTGCACCAGCTTCGCGGTCGTGTCGGCCGCGGTTCCCACGCCGGTCTGTGCCTCTTGATGACGCGCGCAGAACAGGGCTCAACCGCTCGCGCGCGCATCGACGCCGTGGCGGAGACGGCTGACGGTTTCGCGCTCGCCGAGGTCGACCTGCAGCTCCGCCGCGAGGGCGACATTCTCGGTACGGAGCAGTCCGGGGGCCGCTCGACTTTGCGGCTGCTCCGCGTGGCGGAGCACGGTGAACTCATAGTGCACTCGCGCGAGGTCGCCGCGACGCTGCTCGAGCAAGATCCCGAGCTCACATCTGCGCCGGAACTGGCGGCAATGCTCGAGCGGCAACGGACCGCTGGCGCGCTCGACAACCTCGCGAAGTCGTAGCTGAATTGCCGTGGCCAGCACGCGGCTGGCACGGACAGTCAGTGGTGAGCCGCGCAAGATCATACCCAGGTACCACCGCCTCAGGCACTGCCGACTGATGTGCGGAACTGTCCCCGTCAATACCTTGGATGTACTGCCGAATTTCGGCGCACACGATTCAAGGAGAGCACCATGATCGAGGCACGAGGCCTGAGTAAGCGGTACGGTACGAAGCTCGCCGTCGACGACGTGAGCTTCACGATCAAACCGGGGCAGGTGACGGGGTTCCTCGGCCCGAATGGGGCTGGGAAGTCCACGAGTATGCGGCTCATGCTGGGACTCGACCGGCCGACCTCGGGCA
This window harbors:
- a CDS encoding ATP-dependent DNA helicase RecG → MPQVALDTPLAPVVGPPTAKAMEKSFGVLTVGDALWHLPRRYSRRGELTPLRDLPLGEHVTVVAQVLSTVSREMAKRRGSILEAKITDGNGILTLTYFNQKFRAHDLLPGRRGIFSGKVTAYQGQLQLQHPNYELFENRDEAPGASQLDEAAAKAWAETPVPIYPASAKVASWTVQKTLGVVLDSLSTVPDPLPQHILRQEGIISLHRAFEQVHRPQRESDAHAARDSLRFREAFELQLALLDRRRRSAQEVSTAWPSESEPLRRFDAALPFELTGDQRLAGAQIAADLAAPHPMHRLLQGEVGSGKTLVALRAMLQVAGGGGQSALLAPTEVLAAQHFRSITEALGPELAAELHPVLLTGRMPAAERKKALLALAAGASRIAVGTHALLGESVMFADLGLIVVDEQHRFGVEQRETLRRKGSQPHVLAMTATPIPRTVALTAFGDLEVTTIRELPPGRLGIETFAVPEIEMPGRAARVWARAAEDLAAGRQVYVVCPAIAPGEVDPGLDPLADAPDAQATDQRPLSSVEETVTELRARADFAQFPIAGLHGGMPGPEKDSVMRGFADGEIRLLVATTVIEVGVNVPNATIMIVRDADRFGISQLHQLRGRVGRGSHAGLCLLMTRAEQGSTARARIDAVAETADGFALAEVDLQLRREGDILGTEQSGGRSTLRLLRVAEHGELIVHSREVAATLLEQDPELTSAPELAAMLERQRTAGALDNLAKS